In Helianthus annuus cultivar XRQ/B chromosome 8, HanXRQr2.0-SUNRISE, whole genome shotgun sequence, a single genomic region encodes these proteins:
- the LOC110872102 gene encoding IST1-like protein, with protein MGRKLNALLGRGFKTSKLKTVINLAISRLAILKNNRHARYTIAHSDLIQLLRLNHHHQALLRVEQVIKDKNMLLVYDMIHDYCHLLKQKASLIEQANYCPEELKEAVSSLLYAAPRCGEFPELKEIRAILTARFGKEVTDGATESRHNSGVCQKMIQKLSSKELSLENRTMMLTEIAKEDGIVLQLDTTVLPETVEKVSSLSESVSYYSMKSNLDMSDSSPRCDSESDDDEIIEEEEEEGERSAYDMKAEEYEDLYSDDYSDDDNIKSFEKMDFDASRYKIEKEETGFPSRTVYFSSYKQFPFRHRVEDALCATTGS; from the exons ATGGGAAGAAAGCTTAATGCACTCCTTGGCCGGGGATTCAAGACCTCTAAGCTTAAAACCGTCATAAACCTCGCCATCTCCCGCCTAGCCATCCTTAAAAACAACCGCCATGCTCGCTACACCATAGCACACTCCGATCTTATTCAACTCCTCCGCCTTAACCACCACCACCAAGCCCTCCTTCGG GTTGAGCAAGTGATCAAGGACAAGAACATGTTACTTGTATATGATATGATACATGACTATTGCCATCTTCTCAAACAAAAAGCCAGCCTCATAGAACAAGCAAA TTATTGTCCGGAAGAGCTAAAAGAGGCCGTTTCGAGCCTGTTATACGCAGCTCCAAGATGTGGAGAGTTCCCTGAACTCAAAGAGATCCGGGCAATCCTGACCGCTCGTTTTGGAAAGGAAGTTACTGATGGTGCTACTGAGTCAAGACATAACAGTGGAGTTTGTCAAAAA ATGATACAAAAACTGTCGTCAAAGGAGTTGAGTTTGGAGAACAGAACGATGATGTTGACAGAAATCGCTAAAGAAGACGGTATAGTTTTGCAACTAGACACGACGGTTTTACCAGAAACGGTTGAAAAAGTTTCGAGTTTGTCTGAATCAGTGTCATATTACTCCATGAAGTCAAATCTTGACATGAGTGACTCAAGTCCAAGATGTGATTCTGAATCGGACGATGATGAGAttattgaagaagaagaagaagaaggtgaaAGATCAGCATACGACATGAAAGCGGAAGAATATGAGGATTTGTATTCAGATGATTATTCGGATGACGATAATATAAAGTCATTCGAGAAGATGGATTTCGATGCAAGCAGGTATaagattgaaaaagaagaaacAGGATTTCCGTCTAGGACTGTATACTTCTCATCTTATAAGCAGTTTCCGTTCAGGCATCGTGTTGAAGATGCACTGTGTGCAACAACTGGATCATAG
- the LOC110872103 gene encoding homologous-pairing protein 2 homolog encodes MAPKSDSAEGIVLNFVNEQNRPLNSQVVADFLQKFNLKKTAVQKALDNLAEGGKITFKEYGKQKIYLARQDQFEIPNTEELNQMKEENARLQEMLEEQKKSNSQLEGEIKSLQSNLTLDEIQSKDVQLRKQVKELEERLTKLREGVTLVSPEERKLVEKTFSDAISHWRKRKRMFKDVWDTITENSPKTPNEFKEELGIEYDEDIGVSLQTYATLMPHGNKRLRGK; translated from the exons ATGGCTCCAAAATCCGATAGCGCCGAAG GAATCGTTCTCAATTTCGTCAACGAG CAAAACAGACCCCTGAATTCTCAAGTTGTTGCTGATTTCCTGCAAAAATTTAACTTGAAAAAGACCGCTGTACAGAAGGCTCTCGATAATCTTGCTGAGGGTGGAAAAATAACCTTCAAAGAATATGGTAAACAGAAGATATATCTTGCTAGACAAGATCAATTCGAGATACCAAACACCGAAGAGCTTAATCAAATGAAGGAAGAAAATGCCAGATTACAAGAGATGCTGGAAGAACAaaaaaagtcaaacagtcaacTTGAGGGAG AGATTAAGTCTCTGCAGTCAAACCTAACGCTAGACGAGATACAATCGAAAGATGTTCAGCTAAGAAAGCAG GTCAAAGAATTGGAAGAAAGATTGACTAAATTACGCGAAGGGGTAACTTTGGTAAGCCCCGAAGAACGAAAGCTTGTTGAGAAAACATTCTCAGATGCAATCAGTCATTGGAGAAAGAGGAAGAGGATGTTTAAAGACGTTTGGGATACTATTACTGAAAACTCACCCAAAACTCCAAATGAGTTTAAG GAGGAACTTGGTATCGAATATGATGAAGATATCGGTGTGAGCTTGCAGACGTATGCTACTTTGATGCCACACGGGAATAAGCGTCTTAGGGGAAAGTAG
- the LOC110872104 gene encoding 30S ribosomal protein 3-1, chloroplastic gives MLSMSIHQGIKPLPCQNPNVVGLFKTTPCLFKIHQTSSFCNKSTQVQRFHKLSVSAAVEEAIVEEAPLPPVPDQEDEGSKVQKPRVVLKFIWMEKNIGLGLDQEIPGHGTIPLSPYFFWPRKDAWEELKTTLESKPWISQKKMIILLNQATDIINLWQQSGGNLTS, from the exons atgTTGTCAATGTCCATTCATCAAGGAATCAAACCTTTGCCTTGTCAAAATCCCAATGTTGTTGGACTCTTCAAAACCACCCCGTGTTTATTCAAGATTCATCAAActtcctctttttgcaacaagtCCACACAAGTTCAGAGATTTCACAAACTATCTGTTTCAGCTGCTGTTGAAGAAGCCATTGTTGAAGAAGCTCCATTACCCCCTGTCCCTGATCAAGAAGATGAG GGGAGCAAGGTGCAAAAGCCAAGAGTAGTGTTGAAGTTCATATGGATGGAAAAGAACATAGGGCTTGGGCTTGATCAAGAGATACCAGGACATGGGACCATCCCTTTGAGCCCTTACTTCTTTTGGCCTAGGAAAGATGCTTGGGAAGAACTCAAAACCACTTTGGAAAGCAAGCCTTGGAtctctcagaaaaagatgatcaTCCTCCTTAATCAAGCCACTGATATCATCAATCTTTGGCAACAAAGTGGTGGCAATTTGACTtcctaa